A stretch of the Bacillus licheniformis DSM 13 = ATCC 14580 genome encodes the following:
- a CDS encoding carbohydrate ABC transporter permease: protein MKTNQKEWLFNIIGVLVTAGFLFPVYWMIATAFKSDAELFKTPPLLWPETFRTAGFEAVFTSGVAGYFLNSLLISGAAAVIVLILAVPSAYGLARFRIKGKKMFILLFLITQMLPATVVLTPLFIAFNQLNILNTYIGPILTGATLGVPFSVLMLRTFFLGIPKDLEDAAKIDGCSRFTAFIRIILPISVPGIAVSGAVSFFFTWGDLIYSMTFNRNQELWPLTAGIYNVISQYGIQWNDLMAFAVLSVLPVIIIFMLLQKQLVKGLINGSIK from the coding sequence GTGAAAACGAACCAAAAGGAATGGCTCTTTAACATTATTGGCGTCCTCGTTACAGCCGGCTTTTTATTCCCCGTTTACTGGATGATTGCTACGGCTTTCAAAAGCGATGCCGAATTGTTTAAAACACCGCCTTTATTGTGGCCCGAGACATTCCGCACGGCCGGCTTTGAAGCTGTGTTCACTTCTGGCGTCGCCGGATACTTTTTGAACAGCCTCCTGATTTCCGGGGCGGCTGCCGTCATCGTTCTCATATTGGCCGTTCCTTCCGCCTACGGCTTGGCGCGCTTTCGGATCAAGGGCAAAAAAATGTTCATTTTACTGTTTCTCATCACGCAAATGCTGCCTGCCACCGTTGTTTTGACTCCGCTGTTTATCGCCTTTAATCAACTGAACATATTAAATACGTATATCGGACCGATTTTGACGGGGGCAACGCTCGGCGTTCCTTTTTCTGTTTTAATGCTCAGAACCTTTTTTCTTGGGATTCCCAAGGACCTTGAGGATGCGGCCAAAATCGACGGCTGCAGCCGTTTTACCGCGTTCATCCGCATCATTTTGCCTATCAGCGTACCCGGGATTGCCGTCAGCGGAGCGGTTTCTTTCTTTTTCACATGGGGAGATTTGATTTACAGCATGACATTCAACCGAAATCAGGAGCTGTGGCCGCTGACGGCCGGCATTTACAATGTGATCAGCCAATACGGAATCCAGTGGAATGATCTGATGGCATTTGCCGTTTTATCGGTTCTGCCTGTCATCATCATTTTTATGCTGCTTCAAAAGCAGCTTGTTAAAGGACTTATCAATGGATCTATCAAGTAA